GATGCGATGGAGCTGATGGAGCGCAATCGCCGTAAGGCGATCGCGGTGCTGCCGGTGGTGGCGGAATCGGGCGAGTTAGAAGGGTTACTGCGATTGCACGATCTCGTTCAAGCTGGGTTGCGTTGATGTGGGCTCGATGGCGCTGGAGAGGGCTTACGAAGCGCTTGGCAACGATCCAGCTCGTGCTCCTCGATGTGGATGGTGTGCTGACAGATGGTTCCCTCTTCTATGGACCGGAAGGTGAGCTGAGTAAATGCTTCAATGTGCGAGATGGACTAGGGATCCGCCTGCTTCAGAACGCCGGTATCGAGGTGGCTTTTCTGAGCGGCGGCCGCGGCGGCGCCACAGAAGTGAGGGCCCAACACCTAGGGATCCGTCACTGCCTTGTTGGTGCAATGGATAAGCCCCATGCTCTGACTGAGCTGTGTCAACGCGTGGGTGTGGGTCCTGAGCAGATTGTCTATGTCGGAGACGATCTCAATGATCTGGCCTTACGGGGCAGAGTGGGTTTGTTGATTGCTCCGGCGGATGCCGTACCAGCCTTGCGTCGTCGCGCTGATGCGGTGCTCATTCGCAAAGGTGGCCATGGAGCGGTGCGAGAGCTCGCTGAACGCTTGTTGAAATCCCGGGGTGAGTGGGAACAGCTCTGCCGGCAGGGCTGGCGTGATCGCAATGACTGATTGCGATTAGAGCTCTGCCGAAGCGATTACCCTAGCTTGTTCGAGTTGCTCAGCGGTATCAACAGACAGCGATTCGTCTTCTACTTGAAAGGTGCCGATCTCAATGCCGGCTTCGATCAACCTGAGCTGCTCCAATTTCTCAATCTGCTCAAGCGGTGAATTAGGTAGATCGTTCCACTGCTGAAGGACATCTGCCCGGTAGCCGTAGATCCCGACGTGTCCCCAGTAGCTGGCATATTCTCCCCAGTGCTTGGGATCGACCCCGCGCACATGCGGAATCGCCGAGCGCGAGAAATAGAGGGCCCGACCATCTGCTGCTAACAGGGTCTTCACCACATTGGGATTGTGAATGTTCTTGGCAGACATTCGATACACCGGTGTTAATACCTCGGGTGTGGGATTCCGATTGATGAAGGCATCAGCCATCGCATCAATCACGCGTGGATCGATGAATGGTTGATCGCCCTGGACGTTGATGATCAAGCTCGATTTTGCTGATCCACCCCATTGGCTGATCAATTGCTCGCTTACCGAGGCGATGCGCTCACTGCCTGAGGCGCAGCTGGGGCTTGTGAGAAGTGCCTCAAAGCCCCAAATTTTGGCTTTTTGTAGCAGTTGGTCGCTGTCGGTGCAGAGCACGACTGCAGAGGGTCTGTTGGCTTTGGCGCAGCGTTCGAGCACTCGCTGCAGCATCGGCTTGCCGCCAACGTCGGCCAGCACCTTGTTGGGAAGGCGGCTTGATTCCAGGCGAGCTGGAACGGCGACTAGACAATTCATTATTCAAACAAGCGGAAGGCTTCATCACGGGCAACAAACCACTCAGCAGCGAGCGTCCCACCCATGGTCCGCTGGGCCTGAAACCAGGGACCT
This DNA window, taken from Synechococcus sp. LTW-R, encodes the following:
- a CDS encoding HAD family hydrolase translates to MWARWRWRGLTKRLATIQLVLLDVDGVLTDGSLFYGPEGELSKCFNVRDGLGIRLLQNAGIEVAFLSGGRGGATEVRAQHLGIRHCLVGAMDKPHALTELCQRVGVGPEQIVYVGDDLNDLALRGRVGLLIAPADAVPALRRRADAVLIRKGGHGAVRELAERLLKSRGEWEQLCRQGWRDRND
- the kdsB gene encoding 3-deoxy-manno-octulosonate cytidylyltransferase; this encodes MNCLVAVPARLESSRLPNKVLADVGGKPMLQRVLERCAKANRPSAVVLCTDSDQLLQKAKIWGFEALLTSPSCASGSERIASVSEQLISQWGGSAKSSLIINVQGDQPFIDPRVIDAMADAFINRNPTPEVLTPVYRMSAKNIHNPNVVKTLLAADGRALYFSRSAIPHVRGVDPKHWGEYASYWGHVGIYGYRADVLQQWNDLPNSPLEQIEKLEQLRLIEAGIEIGTFQVEDESLSVDTAEQLEQARVIASAEL